The sequence gCAGTAGTTTAGAAAGTGAGATAGAATAAACTGCATGTATATGTTGTGTcgtctgttgttgcttttaaagcacTACTCAAAGGGTAGACCTTCCATGGAGTTTAAATATTGAGATGGACCttaactttatttgctgttggtgctaaggggcaattttgattattatttatgttggtggtttcttgctttttttgaTGCTTTTGAGAGAAAGGGGGGTGGTTACCTGTTTTATTGCAAGCCTAATACTATTATATACGTTGCGTTTCACCCAATTTGTAAAACTACTCCACACtgaattcacccccccccaatttccccaaaatttcctttcccccccctgaAATAGCGGGAGAAACATCCAACCCCCATGGCTTCAAAATTTCCGGAAATTTTACATCTCTACTCATGCCGCTTTCATAGCTGCCTTCTTAGAAACTGTCCTCTGATTCCCCCAAATGTCTGTCGTTCACTAAAATGCTTGCACTTCCCTTATCAAGGCGCAAGCCCTTCCTGGGAATTCCTGGCAGAGAGCTGCTGAACCCCAGACCCCAAAAGGAAAGCCAACCTCATCCAGCATGCAATGCTAAAAACTGAATTCTGTTTTAAATGCAGTttttaggatgcgggtggcgctgtggtctaaaccacagagcctaggccttgccgatcagaaggtcagcggttcgaatccccgcgacgggttgagcttccgttgctcagtcccagctcctgccaacctagcagttcaaaagcacaccagagtgcaagtagataaataggtaccactccggcgggaaggtatacggtgtttccatgtgctgctctggtttgccagaagccgcttagtcacgctggacacatgaccctgaagctgcctgtggacaaacgccggctccctcagctagtaaagcgagatgagtgccgcaacctcagagtcgtccgccactggacctaatggtcaggggtccctttaatacatggttcttcctctgttccttttaTCCCcaccaacaaccctgtgaggtaggctagtctGAGAGGCATTGACTGGCCCCATGGCCACCCGGTGGGGAATTCGATCCCTGGTCTCCCAAGGCCATAGTCcagcactttaaccactacaccacactgcctctcgccACTGCCTAAGAAGTCCCAACATTGTCAAAGCAGAGATCAGAGTTCCTAGAAGGGAGATATTTTTTTCCATCCCAGCTGCCTGGTCTTCAAAGGGTTAAAGATGAAGCGCAGGATTCCTAGAGAGGCAGGAAACTGGAGGAGCTCTTAGTCCCCTCCTGCCTTGTGCATGGTCCTTTTGCAGAAGAGAGGCTGCAGTGGTTGgatgtgttatgtattgaagttctcaccctggccaccagggctATTCTGcatgtagttttcactcaggtccacatcagataatttaggcaggaaaccctgggatgttgttgttacaatgttgacagctggctgcctataaaagcaggcctgCTGAGCTACTTGCAGAAAcctctgtgtcatctgatatgtccACCCACTATCTCACAGGATGCATTGAAGGAAGCAGGCCGGGAGGCTGGGGCCGGATCCTGCTCCAGCCCAGAGCAGCTTAGAGCAGAACCTGAGGTTCCCCCACGTCTGGCTCAGCCCCTTTGTGGTCCACACTCACTTGGCCAGCCTTTGCCTTGAAGCAGAACCTGGAAAGAATAGGAAAAGAGGCTGCAGGAGACAATCCTTCAGGCATATTGGAGGCTGCGGCCGAAATCCCCAAACTGCCCCACTTGGGAGATCCTCGGAAGAGCTATGAAGACCCTCCTGGATGAGGACGCCCTCAGCTCACATGCTCAGCGCCAGAGATTCAGGCATTCCTGCTACCAGGAGGCCCAGGGACCCCGAGAcgtttgcagccgactccaccACCTTTGCAGGGAGTGGCTGGAGCCAGAGCGACACACCGAGGCTCAGATCCTGGATCTGGTGGTCCTGGAGCAATTCCTGGCTGTCCTCCCCCTGGAGATGGAGAACTGGGTGAAGGATCagggagcggagaccagttcccaggcggtggccctggccaaAGATTTCCTCCTGAGCCAggcagaggagaagcagcagcagcagcaggtgagacAGTTTCATCCTGGTAACACCCAGATATCCGCGGTGGCTGGTGAATTCTGAGTGTGGTGTCTCTTAAAAGGCGAAAGTGGCTCTTGGgtgcagaaggttctgggttcgATCTCCAGGAGGGGCTGGGAAATCGtccttgcctgaaacctggagcggggtgtgtgtgtgtggaattgcaTTTGCACATGTGGCAACACATGGTAAACTTAAAGCCTCTACTATTAGAAAATTCTTCCACTTGTGATGCATATCTACAAGCAGTGCAATGTCCGCATTTGAAAAAACCTGGAGCTGTGGTCAAGGTCTGGTGTGTAGACGTGTGTTGTAAGTCAGTATGTACTAGCATATCTCTAAGTGATCTGGTGCGTCATTTATCAAAGCAGGAAAAGACCTCACAGCCTGGAATATTCAATCTCACTGGGCAAAAGACATATACCACTTGAATCATGGGAAAAGAttttaaaattcacagcatgcaGTTCATGAAAATAAAATTCTATGAAGATGATGTACCGATACTATTTCACTCCAGTaagcttgctaaaatgtataaagatACCTCTaatttatgctggaaatgtaaggatatGGAaagtccttttttccttttttcatatgtcgtggacatgtaaaaaagtaaagggtttctgggaaattataaaaaatgaactttaaaaaaattacgTTTGTTAAAAAATCAGAGGCCTTTATTATTAGGTGTAATAGGAGAAAATATGCCAAGGAAGCAAAAGAGACTGTTTATTTATGCGACTACAGCGGCCAGATGCTACTATCCCAGAtgtggaaagaagaaaaggtcccaacgaaagaagaatggataactaAGATGAGTGACTATGTCGAAACGGCTAAACTAACCCTGAAGATCAGGCACCAAGATGAGAAAAAAATCAATCAAGAATGGGAAAACTCAATAGACACGTTTAAATAACACTGTAAAAGAGGCAAAACATTAGCAGGTTTGGTGTAGCATTTATGAACTAAGAATAgaattggggggggagagaagttgaAATTAATTGGGAGAAATATAATTATATGCAAGGAGAataacggggggggggtggaaaccGGGGTGGGGAGTCATCTATTGCAAATTTGTATTGGATATGTATTCTGTATACCAAAAGTAAAAATGTTGTTATTTTGAAATtcgaaaataaaatatatattttttataataaatagtTTAATAAATAGTTTAAGAAACGTTTTGGGGCGCCCGCGCAGCTGATCCAGCGGGTCTTTCCGGAGGCGAGACCAGCGCCTCTCCTCGCTCTTTGCCCGGAGAAGCCCAGAGGCTCCTGCCGCTCGGCTCCGAAACGGTTAAGAGCAGCGGCAACAGAGCTAAGATTcctagagaggaggggaaaaggctgTCGGGAGAATAGGAGCTTCCGCTTCCTGTCCcgcttcttttttgggggggagatacCTGTCATGGCGGCGGCTTTCCTTCCTCGCGGAGGCGCTGGAGGTGCGTCatattattatgtattataaCGCGGGTGCTGCTGGAGGGAGTGTGGAGAGGgagtttaaaaaaaccctattagGTAAACCGTTTCAATGTAAGTTTTTTTTGCGTCTCCTTTTTCTAGTATTTCATATAATATTTTCAGTTCCCATTattaatgcatttctgtacattatTCTGGCAAAATAATGCATTTATAGTTCTTTCCCCCTTTGAATAGGGGTAGGAAATATTTTACCAATGGAAGGGCAGGTCGTTCTCCTTTTTTCTTCCCTGCAGGCCAACTTGGGCAGGTGGGTGACCTTCCTTCGTCTCTCAAGGCAAAACCttgtgcattaataataataataatatttatttatttatatcccgccctccctggccaggacctagctcagggtggctaacccgAAATATAAATTACTATAAAATGTAgtaggaaaaaaaatacaaaagaataGTTGCTTAAAATACTGTGGATGAAAGATCCAAATTAATGCATTAAACACTGGTAAGGGCTCATTATcaagcctacctagtggcagtgaaggcaataaataaaccatagtttTCTGCCTCCATTCCATCCTCATCATGCCGTCTGGCAGAGCTTTTCTGAGTTGTACGGGGGCTTCTACACCTTGGGCCAAAGGGGGTGGTAGAACCAGCAGGAGCTAGCTGTGACttctttgcaaagcattttgaagaTAAAATGGCTTGCATCCACCAAAACCTTGACTCTCCTGTTACAGCAAATGAATCTCAAGGGatgtccagagcacagtctagtcctgttgtgttgaaTGAGTTTTTTCAGTTGGCAAGGCTCGAGGATATGGACAAGGTGCTTGAATCAGGCATGGAATCTTTCTGGAGCGACTCTCtgaactaggggtgggtggccctgctttgcggtggttccagtcctactagAATGGTCGTTCCCAGAGGGTCTTACTTGGGGAATGCATTTCAGCCCCATGGAagcttcaatgtggggttccgcaGGGCCCAATCctatcccccatgctgtttaacatctatataaaactgctgggtggggtgatccggaggtttggagtacgttgtcagcagtatgctgatgacactcagctgtacttctcctttctttctatctgcaggtggggcagtggaagtgctggaccagtgtcttgcctgggtaatggactggatgagagccaagaaactgaagctcaatccagataagactggatTGTTCCCTAGAACAGATGGCTGGAagcttgcctgctcttgatggggttacacgtccttgaaggagcaggtttgtagcttggggggtcctcctggatcctttgctatcactcgaggctcaggtggccaagagtgccttccatcagctttgactggtagcccagctacacccctttctggacagggatagcctatcTACCATTGTCTATGCTCTGGCAACTGCAAGGTTAAATATAGATatgtgttatacgtagggctgcctctgaagacagtgtggaaacttcagctagtgcagaattcagtggccaggttgctcaccagagcaaggcggtttgagcatattacccccatcctggtctgactgcaatggctaccaattagtttccaggcccaattcaaagttctggttttgacctataaagcctttaatGGCTCAGGACCATAATACTTGAAGGACAGCTTCTTTacgtatgaacctacccggatccTGAGATCCCCTTCTGATCTCAAgtggtccggagggtggcaacatgagaacaatgccttctctgcagtggctccccgtctgtggaatgctctccccagggaagttcacctggcaccttcattatacacctttaggtgccaggcaaaaaagttCCTTTTAAACCAGAATTTTGGTTGACATGTTTGACATTCTATACCCTTTTTCAAATATGGCTCTTTTCTTGTGAGGggagggtgttattgggttgttgtttttattctgattatatatgttgtgatcttttctgagAACCATGCTGAGACCTCTggttatagggcggtatataaactcaataaataataatactaacaaatactttcattatttaaaagcattataAAACATCGAATATTTAAAACTTCGCtatacaaggttgccttcagatgccttctaaaacttgtatagttatttatctgacATCTCacaagagggcgttccacagggtgggcaccactgccaagaaggccctctgccttgttccctataACTtcccttctcacagtgagggaactgccacaaGGCCCTGGGACCTGGATCTCTGTGTCCTGACTGAATGATtggggtgaagacactcctttAGCATTTCATCAGTTTGCCTTTTTATTCCATCAGGAGATGTTGAAGGGATGCTGGCAGAAGGGGAACAATCAGAAATGTCACCAAAAGGATccaaagaacaaaggaagctgagGGTTCAAGATGGAGGCAGCAGGCAAGAGGGGAGACGAAAGCAGAAGCCGGAGGGTGACTCTGGTACGTCTCAGGGTGGTGAAAATCAAATtgacaaaaaggagaaaaagcatCAATGTACATTGTGCGGACAGAGATTTTGTAATCGCTCAGCTCTTACttcacatcaacgaactcatacaggggagaaaccgtatacatgttcagagtgtggaaagagattcagtcgGAGTGGTACCCTTATATTGCACCAACGAACTCATACAGGAGACAAACCTTATACATGTTCagtgtgtgaaaagagcttcactCAAAGTAGTGGCCTTACTTTGCATCAAAGatctcatacaggagagaaaccgtatacatgctcagagtgtggaaagagcttcactcaaagTAGTGACCTTACCTTGCATCAAAtatctcatacaggggagaaaccgtatacgtgttctgagtgtggaaagagcttcagtcacagcactgcacttactagacatcaacaaactcatcGAGGCAGCAAACCTTATAAATGTTTGGAATGTGGCAACAGCTTCAGTCGCATCGACTCCCTTTCCTTACATCAAAAAATTCATATAGGGGAGAAACGATAtacatgtttggagtgtggaaagagtttcattCAGAATGGCACCCTTACCTTGCATCAAAGAgtgcacacaggagagaaaccgtataaatgtttggagtgtggcaagagcttcagtCGTGGTAGCTCCCTTACATTGCATCAACGAACTCATACGGGAGAGAAACCGTATACATGTtcggagtgtggaaaaagcttcatttgCAGTAGCTCCCTTATgttgcatcaaagaactcatacaggggacaaaccatataaat comes from Podarcis raffonei isolate rPodRaf1 chromosome 2, rPodRaf1.pri, whole genome shotgun sequence and encodes:
- the LOC128409433 gene encoding zinc finger protein 239-like isoform X6, which encodes MAAAFLPRGGAGDVEGMLAEGEQSEMSPKGSKEQRKLRVQDGGSRQEGRRKQKPEGDSGTSQGGENQIDKKEKKHQCTLCGQRFCNRSALTSHQRTHTGEKPYTCSECGKRFSRSGTLILHQRTHTGDKPYTCSVCEKSFTQSSGLTLHQRSHTGEKPYTCSECGKSFTQSSDLTLHQISHTGEKPYTCSECGKSFSHSTALTRHQQTHRGSKPYKCLECGNSFSRIDSLSLHQKIHIGEKRYTCLECGKSFIQNGTLTLHQRVHTGEKPYKCLECGKSFSRGSSLTLHQRTHTGEKPYTCSECGKSFICSSSLMLHQRTHTGDKPYKCSECGNSFRRRSHLTRHQRSHIGRKS
- the LOC128409433 gene encoding zinc finger protein 239-like isoform X5 — protein: MWGSGSAGPVSCLDVEGMLAEGEQSEMSPKGSKEQRKLRVQDGGSRQEGRRKQKPEGDSGTSQGGENQIDKKEKKHQCTLCGQRFCNRSALTSHQRTHTGEKPYTCSECGKRFSRSGTLILHQRTHTGDKPYTCSVCEKSFTQSSGLTLHQRSHTGEKPYTCSECGKSFTQSSDLTLHQISHTGEKPYTCSECGKSFSHSTALTRHQQTHRGSKPYKCLECGNSFSRIDSLSLHQKIHIGEKRYTCLECGKSFIQNGTLTLHQRVHTGEKPYKCLECGKSFSRGSSLTLHQRTHTGEKPYTCSECGKSFICSSSLMLHQRTHTGDKPYKCSECGNSFRRRSHLTRHQRSHIGRKS
- the LOC128409433 gene encoding zinc finger protein 239-like isoform X4, with translation MWGSGSAGPVSCLGDVEGMLAEGEQSEMSPKGSKEQRKLRVQDGGSRQEGRRKQKPEGDSGTSQGGENQIDKKEKKHQCTLCGQRFCNRSALTSHQRTHTGEKPYTCSECGKRFSRSGTLILHQRTHTGDKPYTCSVCEKSFTQSSGLTLHQRSHTGEKPYTCSECGKSFTQSSDLTLHQISHTGEKPYTCSECGKSFSHSTALTRHQQTHRGSKPYKCLECGNSFSRIDSLSLHQKIHIGEKRYTCLECGKSFIQNGTLTLHQRVHTGEKPYKCLECGKSFSRGSSLTLHQRTHTGEKPYTCSECGKSFICSSSLMLHQRTHTGDKPYKCSECGNSFRRRSHLTRHQRSHIGRKS
- the LOC128409433 gene encoding zinc finger protein 239-like isoform X3 — encoded protein: MEGQVVLLFSSLQANLGRWGSGSAGPVSCLGDVEGMLAEGEQSEMSPKGSKEQRKLRVQDGGSRQEGRRKQKPEGDSGTSQGGENQIDKKEKKHQCTLCGQRFCNRSALTSHQRTHTGEKPYTCSECGKRFSRSGTLILHQRTHTGDKPYTCSVCEKSFTQSSGLTLHQRSHTGEKPYTCSECGKSFTQSSDLTLHQISHTGEKPYTCSECGKSFSHSTALTRHQQTHRGSKPYKCLECGNSFSRIDSLSLHQKIHIGEKRYTCLECGKSFIQNGTLTLHQRVHTGEKPYKCLECGKSFSRGSSLTLHQRTHTGEKPYTCSECGKSFICSSSLMLHQRTHTGDKPYKCSECGNSFRRRSHLTRHQRSHIGRKS
- the LOC128409433 gene encoding zinc finger protein 239-like isoform X2; translation: MEGQIFLLLSSLQANLGRWGSGSAGPVSCLDVEGMLAEGEQSEMSPKGSKEQRKLRVQDGGSRQEGRRKQKPEGDSGTSQGGENQIDKKEKKHQCTLCGQRFCNRSALTSHQRTHTGEKPYTCSECGKRFSRSGTLILHQRTHTGDKPYTCSVCEKSFTQSSGLTLHQRSHTGEKPYTCSECGKSFTQSSDLTLHQISHTGEKPYTCSECGKSFSHSTALTRHQQTHRGSKPYKCLECGNSFSRIDSLSLHQKIHIGEKRYTCLECGKSFIQNGTLTLHQRVHTGEKPYKCLECGKSFSRGSSLTLHQRTHTGEKPYTCSECGKSFICSSSLMLHQRTHTGDKPYKCSECGNSFRRRSHLTRHQRSHIGRKS
- the LOC128409433 gene encoding zinc finger protein 239-like isoform X1, with translation MEGQIFLLLSSLQANLGRWGSGSAGPVSCLGDVEGMLAEGEQSEMSPKGSKEQRKLRVQDGGSRQEGRRKQKPEGDSGTSQGGENQIDKKEKKHQCTLCGQRFCNRSALTSHQRTHTGEKPYTCSECGKRFSRSGTLILHQRTHTGDKPYTCSVCEKSFTQSSGLTLHQRSHTGEKPYTCSECGKSFTQSSDLTLHQISHTGEKPYTCSECGKSFSHSTALTRHQQTHRGSKPYKCLECGNSFSRIDSLSLHQKIHIGEKRYTCLECGKSFIQNGTLTLHQRVHTGEKPYKCLECGKSFSRGSSLTLHQRTHTGEKPYTCSECGKSFICSSSLMLHQRTHTGDKPYKCSECGNSFRRRSHLTRHQRSHIGRKS
- the LOC128409433 gene encoding zinc finger protein 239-like isoform X7, which produces MLAEGEQSEMSPKGSKEQRKLRVQDGGSRQEGRRKQKPEGDSGTSQGGENQIDKKEKKHQCTLCGQRFCNRSALTSHQRTHTGEKPYTCSECGKRFSRSGTLILHQRTHTGDKPYTCSVCEKSFTQSSGLTLHQRSHTGEKPYTCSECGKSFTQSSDLTLHQISHTGEKPYTCSECGKSFSHSTALTRHQQTHRGSKPYKCLECGNSFSRIDSLSLHQKIHIGEKRYTCLECGKSFIQNGTLTLHQRVHTGEKPYKCLECGKSFSRGSSLTLHQRTHTGEKPYTCSECGKSFICSSSLMLHQRTHTGDKPYKCSECGNSFRRRSHLTRHQRSHIGRKS